The following DNA comes from Puniceibacterium sp. IMCC21224.
CGGCACCGATCAAACAGATGGACGTCCCTATGAAGTCCCATCTGTCAGGTCGCTCGCCCTCGGCGAACCACATCCAGAGCATGGAGGCCCCGATGTAGATGCCGCCATAGGCTGCGAAAGCGCGGCCCGCTGCGCTGGTTTCGACCTGCGCCAGCAACCAGCCGAAAAGCGCGAGCGCGATTATGCCGGGTGCGAGCCAGAGCGGTGATGCCCCAAGACGCCACCACGCCCAGATGGCGAAACACCCGCTGATCTCCGCGACAGCAGCCAGCGGATAGGCAATTGCGGCGTTCAAGCCCCAATCTCGTCGTGCTCGGTGAGACATTCCGCATGGTCTCGAAGGACCTCCAGAACCTTGCACTCCGCAACGCTGTCACCGTCGCACTCGGCGACCATGCGTTTTAATTCCTTCTTAAGCGCTTGCAGACGCTTGATCCGCTGTTCGACTTGGTGGAGTTGCCGACGCGCGATCGAATCCGCCTCCGCGCAGGATTGGGACGGGTTGTCCGAGAGGTCCAGCAGCTCCCGGATGGAGTCGAGCGAAAATCCGAGCTGGCGTGAGTGCCGGATGAAAGCCAGCCGGTCGAGGTCCTTTTCAAAG
Coding sequences within:
- a CDS encoding YnfA family protein translates to MSHRARRDWGLNAAIAYPLAAVAEISGCFAIWAWWRLGASPLWLAPGIIALALFGWLLAQVETSAAGRAFAAYGGIYIGASMLWMWFAEGERPDRWDFIGTSICLIGAAIILSVPRGT
- a CDS encoding helix-turn-helix domain-containing protein; this translates as MLAIGTLSRRTGTKVQTIRYYEEIGLMNEAGRTAGGQRRYFEKDLDRLAFIRHSRQLGFSLDSIRELLDLSDNPSQSCAEADSIARRQLHQVEQRIKRLQALKKELKRMVAECDGDSVAECKVLEVLRDHAECLTEHDEIGA